The Podarcis raffonei isolate rPodRaf1 chromosome 2, rPodRaf1.pri, whole genome shotgun sequence genome window below encodes:
- the LOC128409364 gene encoding gastrula zinc finger protein XlCGF26.1-like, translated as MESKQEEGKSQSVDSSAVPIQEDAGKGEERSQDFGCKSSLDAHWKIHTEEEPFKCSGCEKSFCSKSALKKHQRIHTGEKPFKCLDCGRCFRWPTSLTSHRRIHTGEKPHKCLECGKSFGSYEYLTIHQRIHTGEKPFKCLECGRGFSRSDALALHQRIHTGEKPYKCLECGKTFLHSQSLIYHEQLHTGVKPYMCFECGCSFSRRSSLTSHKRIHTGEKPFKCPECGKSFSLASGLNSHRRIHTGEKPCSCFECGKKFGNPSSLTSHQRIHTGEKPFKCSECGKTFSRSANLNLHQRIHSGDKPYKCLQCGNSFTRSTSLTSHQRIHMGEKPFKCLECGRSFIQRSCLTSHQRTHTGEKPFTCSECEKRFSTKKTLALHKRLHTGEKPFKCSECGKSFNRRDALLSHHKIHLGEKPYRCLECGKSFVLTKYLSNHQRTHTGEKPYKCSECGKRFIDGKSLSYHQQLHTGAKPFGCLECGKSFRQSSDLTSHQRTHTEEKPYTCLECGKSFRKIGNLASHQRTHMEEKLYMCLECGKSFRKSSNLSSHQRTHTKKEAYNCLECGKSFSWLNSYTLHQRIHTGEKLLKSTQGGMSSCESTGSHQTINSGKETINMLRMWQGL; from the coding sequence ATGGAATCAAAACAGGAGGAGGGCAAGTCTCAAAGTGTTGACAGCTCTGCAGTCCCGATCCAAGAAGACGCAGgcaaaggagaggaaaggagccaGGACTTTGGTTGCAAGTCAAGCCTCGATGCTCATTGGAAAATTCACACCGAGGAAGAACCATTTAAATGCTCAGGCTGTGAGAAGAGCTTCTGTAGTAAATCAGCCCTGAAGaaacatcagagaatccacacaggggagaaaccatttaaatgtttggattGTGGACGGTGCTTCCGTTGGCCCACGAGCCTTACTTCCCATCGCAGgatccacaccggggagaaaccacacaaatgcttggagtgtggaaagagctttggttCTTACGAATACCTTACTatccatcagagaatccacacgggagaaAAACCCTTTaagtgcctggagtgcggaaggGGCTTTAGCAGGAGCGATGCCCTTGCGTtgcaccagagaatccacacaggggagaaaccatacaaatgcttggagtgtggaaagacgtTTCTCCACAGCCAAAGCCTCATTTATCACGAACAGCTTCACACAGGAGTGAAGCCGTATATGTGCTTTGAGTGTGGGTGCAGCTTTAGTAGAAGAAGCAGCCTCACTTCGCAtaaaagaatccacacaggggagaaaccctttaaatgcccagagtgtggaaagagcttcagtttggCCTCGGGACTGAATTCTCACCGGAGAATTCACACAGGAGAAAAGCCGTGTTCGTGCTTTGAGTGTGGGAAGAAGTTTGGCAACCCCTCAagcctcacttcccatcaaagaatacacacgggagagaaaccatttaaatgctccGAGTGCGGGAAAACCTTCAGCAGAAGCGCCAACCTGAATTTGCATCAGAGAATCCACTCGGGAGACAAACCCTATAAATGCCTGcagtgtggaaacagcttcacTAGGAGCACTAGCCTCACTtctcatcagagaatccacatgGGCGAGAAACCGTTcaaatgcctggagtgtggaaggagcttcatcCAGAGGTCTTGCCTTACTTCTCATCAAAGAAcccacactggggagaagccGTTTACGTGCTCCGAATGTGAAAAGAGATTCAGTACTAAGAAAACCCTTGCTTTACACAAGCGgcttcacacaggggagaagcctttTAAATGCtcggagtgcggaaagagctttaacaGGAGGGATGCCCTCCTCTCCCATCATAAAATCCACTTGGGGGAAAAGCCGTACagatgcttggaatgtgggaagagctttgttTTGACCAAGTACCTCAGTAATCATCAAAGAACGCACACTGGAGAGAAGCCATATAAATGCTCTGAGTGTGGGAAGAGGTTTATTGACGGCAAAAGTCTCTCTTACCACCAGCAGCTGCACACTGGTGCGAAACCTTTTGGatgtttggagtgtgggaagagctttcgcCAGAGTTCAGACCTTACTTCTCACCAAAGAACCCACACGGAGGAGAAACCGTACACGtgtttggagtgcggaaagagtttCAGGAAGATTGGCAATCTCGCCTCCCACCAGAGGACTCACATGGAAGAGAAACTGTACATGtgtctggagtgtggaaagagcttcaggaagagcagCAACCTCTCTTCCCACCAAAGGACTCACACAAAGAAAGAAGCCTACAATTgtctggagtgcggaaagagcttcagttggcTTAACTCCTATACtttacatcaaagaattcacacaggagagaaactgcTCAAGTCCACGCAAGGTGGAATGAGTTCCTGTGAGAGCACCGGCTCACATCAAACTATCAACTCTGGGAAAGAAACTATAAACATGCTTAGAATGTGGCAAGGGCTTTAG